In Actinomadura luzonensis, a single window of DNA contains:
- a CDS encoding glucose PTS transporter subunit EIIB, whose protein sequence is MAADVNAIIAGLGGADNIIEIEPCITRLRTEVHDASKVDQAALRAAGAHGVMAAGNVVQVVVGPEADTIASDIEDIIG, encoded by the coding sequence ATGGCGGCGGATGTGAACGCGATCATCGCCGGGCTGGGCGGGGCCGACAACATCATCGAGATCGAGCCCTGCATCACCCGGCTGCGTACGGAGGTGCACGACGCGTCCAAGGTCGACCAGGCCGCGCTGCGGGCGGCGGGCGCGCACGGCGTCATGGCCGCGGGCAACGTGGTGCAGGTCGTCGTCGGGCCGGAGGCGGACACGATAGCCAGCGACATCGAGGACATCATCGGCTAA
- a CDS encoding GntR family transcriptional regulator: MAHIDPDSPVPKYFQLREILLDLIDSDELSIGAAIPSERELCQRFGLSRMTVRQAVDHLVSEGRLHRVPGKGTFVARPKIELALQLTSFTDDMRARGMVPGSRDLDRRVVRASAHLAKELGIQPGEEVHFIERLRTADGEPLSIERAHIPVKLAPDLADHDLSDRSLYELLESRYGLVMDAGELTIDGGIADPSDADLLKLPRGGAVLLLQRRSFSGGVCAELGVSTYRADRYQLRTLLEMPGRRG, translated from the coding sequence GTGGCCCACATCGACCCGGACAGCCCGGTGCCCAAGTACTTCCAGCTCCGCGAGATCCTGCTGGACCTCATCGACAGCGACGAGCTCAGCATCGGCGCGGCCATCCCGTCCGAGCGGGAGCTGTGCCAGCGCTTCGGCCTGTCCAGGATGACCGTCCGGCAGGCCGTCGACCACCTCGTCTCCGAGGGGCGGCTGCACCGCGTGCCGGGCAAGGGCACGTTCGTGGCCCGGCCGAAGATCGAGCTGGCGCTCCAGCTCACCTCGTTCACCGACGACATGCGGGCCCGGGGCATGGTGCCGGGCTCGCGCGACCTCGACCGGCGGGTCGTGCGCGCCAGCGCCCACCTGGCCAAGGAGCTGGGCATCCAGCCGGGCGAGGAGGTGCACTTCATCGAGCGCCTGCGCACCGCCGACGGGGAGCCGCTGTCCATCGAGCGCGCGCACATCCCGGTCAAGCTCGCCCCCGACCTCGCCGACCACGACCTGTCGGACAGATCCCTGTACGAGCTGCTGGAGAGCCGCTACGGCCTCGTCATGGACGCCGGCGAGCTGACGATCGACGGCGGCATCGCCGACCCGAGCGACGCCGACCTGCTGAAGCTGCCGCGCGGCGGGGCGGTGCTGCTGCTCCAGCGCCGCTCGTTCTCCGGGGGCGTCTGCGCGGAGCTGGGCGTCTCCACCTACCGCGCCGACCGCTACCAGCTCCGCACGCTCCTGGAGATGCCCGGGCGACGGGGCTGA
- a CDS encoding ABC transporter permease subunit, with protein sequence MSRAVRAEWTKLRTVPGPGWLLALTVVLTAALSALAVAVVRCDAAGCGYDQVRLALTGVQLGQAPVAVLAVLAVCGEYGTGMIRTSLAAVPRRGTLLAAKAAVVTVPALAAGVAAVLGAVLAGRLLLPGSGFTPEHGYAPLSLLDGPTLRAAAGSVLYLGLVALLSVGIAVAVRDAAAATGAALGLLYLSPLAIRLIGDEDVQRVLWQLSPVNAGLAVQATTDAAVLPLSPWAGLGVLAAWAAAALALGVVLLKRRDA encoded by the coding sequence GTGAGCCGCGCGGTGCGCGCGGAGTGGACGAAGCTCCGCACCGTGCCCGGCCCCGGCTGGCTGCTGGCCCTGACGGTCGTGCTGACCGCGGCTCTGAGCGCGCTGGCCGTCGCCGTCGTGCGCTGCGACGCGGCGGGCTGCGGCTACGACCAGGTCCGGCTCGCCCTGACGGGCGTGCAGCTCGGGCAGGCCCCGGTCGCCGTGCTGGCCGTGCTCGCGGTCTGCGGCGAGTACGGCACCGGCATGATCCGCACCAGCCTCGCCGCCGTGCCGCGCCGCGGGACGCTGCTGGCCGCCAAGGCCGCCGTCGTCACCGTCCCGGCGCTGGCCGCCGGGGTGGCCGCGGTGCTGGGCGCGGTGCTGGCCGGGCGGCTGCTCCTGCCGGGCAGCGGCTTCACGCCGGAGCACGGCTACGCCCCGCTGTCCCTGCTCGACGGCCCGACCCTGCGCGCCGCCGCCGGCTCGGTGCTCTACCTCGGCCTGGTCGCGCTGCTCAGCGTGGGGATCGCGGTCGCCGTGCGGGACGCGGCGGCGGCCACCGGCGCGGCGCTCGGCCTGCTGTACCTGTCGCCGCTGGCCATCCGCCTGATCGGCGACGAGGACGTCCAGCGCGTGCTCTGGCAGCTCTCGCCGGTGAACGCCGGCCTGGCCGTCCAGGCCACCACGGACGCCGCCGTGCTCCCCCTGAGCCCGTGGGCGGGGCTCGGCGTGCTGGCGGCGTGGGCCGCGGCCGCGCTCGCCCTGGGCGTCGTGCTGCTGAAGCGCCGCGACGCCTGA
- the nagZ gene encoding beta-N-acetylhexosaminidase, giving the protein MLRRIGTTGLLVIALTACAGGGGTAGATPTGGKAAPPAPAASTGAGASAAASPSQADPVARALARLSVEEKVGQLFMPVLYGTSADSSSGENQARYGAQTPAKVIARYHLGGVILFPANVKSVSQVVGLTNGLQRAAKEVPLLIATDQENGLVSRMSALMTDFPGASVIGATGEPGLARDVAKATGQELRALGVNLDFAPVADVNIDSRNPVIGQRAYGKDPQRVAKMVGAAVKGFADAGVAATAKHFPGHGDTRVDSHTGLPVIKHTKAEWERVDAPPFKAAIAAGADAVMSAHIVFPKLDPSGDPATLSKPILTGLLRQKLGFDGVISTDALNMAGVRQKYGDGEIAVRAVLAGADLLLMPNDLPKAYQAVVSAVRSGRISEQRLDQSVTRLLKLKQAKGFLAEAPAASAAEAARVLRSAEHRKLTARVESAG; this is encoded by the coding sequence ATGCTGCGACGGATCGGTACGACGGGCCTGCTCGTGATCGCTCTGACCGCGTGCGCCGGGGGCGGCGGCACGGCGGGCGCGACCCCGACGGGCGGCAAGGCCGCCCCGCCCGCCCCGGCGGCGAGCACGGGCGCCGGGGCGAGCGCCGCCGCCTCGCCGTCGCAGGCCGACCCGGTCGCCAGGGCGCTGGCCCGGCTCAGCGTCGAGGAGAAGGTCGGCCAGCTCTTCATGCCCGTCCTGTACGGCACCTCGGCCGACTCCTCCTCCGGCGAGAACCAGGCCAGGTACGGCGCGCAGACCCCGGCCAAGGTGATCGCCCGCTACCACCTGGGCGGCGTGATCCTGTTCCCGGCCAACGTCAAGAGCGTGTCCCAGGTCGTCGGCCTGACCAACGGCCTGCAGCGGGCCGCGAAGGAGGTGCCGCTGCTCATCGCCACCGACCAGGAGAACGGCCTGGTCTCGCGCATGTCGGCGCTCATGACCGACTTCCCGGGCGCGTCCGTGATCGGCGCCACCGGTGAGCCGGGCCTGGCCCGCGACGTGGCGAAGGCGACCGGCCAGGAGTTGCGGGCGCTCGGCGTCAACCTCGACTTCGCGCCGGTGGCCGACGTCAACATCGACTCGCGCAACCCGGTCATCGGGCAGCGCGCGTACGGCAAGGACCCGCAGCGGGTGGCGAAGATGGTGGGGGCGGCGGTGAAGGGCTTCGCCGACGCGGGCGTGGCGGCCACCGCCAAGCACTTCCCCGGGCACGGCGACACCCGCGTCGACAGCCACACCGGGCTGCCGGTGATCAAGCACACCAAGGCCGAGTGGGAGCGCGTGGACGCGCCGCCGTTCAAGGCCGCGATCGCGGCCGGGGCGGACGCCGTGATGAGCGCCCACATCGTCTTCCCCAAGCTCGACCCGTCCGGCGACCCGGCGACGCTGTCCAAGCCGATCCTGACGGGGCTGCTGCGGCAGAAGCTCGGCTTCGACGGCGTGATCTCCACCGACGCGCTCAACATGGCCGGCGTGCGCCAGAAGTACGGCGACGGCGAGATCGCGGTGCGGGCCGTGCTCGCCGGGGCCGACCTGCTGCTGATGCCGAACGACCTGCCGAAGGCGTACCAGGCGGTGGTGTCGGCGGTCCGGTCGGGCCGCATCAGCGAGCAGCGCCTCGACCAGTCGGTGACCCGGCTGCTCAAGCTCAAGCAGGCCAAGGGCTTCCTGGCCGAGGCGCCGGCGGCGTCGGCGGCGGAGGCGGCCCGCGTGCTGCGCTCGGCCGAGCACCGCAAGCTGACCGCCCGGGTGGAGTCCGCCGGTTAG
- a CDS encoding F0F1 ATP synthase subunit A, whose amino-acid sequence MRTTILITSPGQWQAPGLDLFQFAPIIPGGPAWLTKPVLIALLGAAAVTALCWAAFARPKLVPRGWQSLGEYAYTFVRDQIARPSLGKDADRWMGLLLTIFLTVLAWNLMGVIPLIQFPVAAHIAFPLVLAVSVYAIKVWLGVRHHGVRGYLRGIVHLPGLPGWAYGIYAPMILAEVFVTSLFTHFVRLFANMFAGHILVAFFSSVGFWFLFERLTPLGAGLGLLGVAMTVVITALELFIQFLQAFLFAVLAAMYLASGLHGEH is encoded by the coding sequence GTGCGGACGACGATCCTGATCACCTCCCCGGGCCAGTGGCAGGCCCCCGGCCTCGACCTCTTCCAGTTCGCCCCGATCATCCCCGGCGGGCCCGCGTGGCTCACCAAGCCGGTGCTGATCGCGCTGCTCGGCGCGGCGGCCGTCACAGCCCTGTGCTGGGCGGCCTTCGCCCGGCCGAAGCTCGTGCCGCGCGGGTGGCAGAGCCTCGGCGAGTACGCGTACACGTTCGTGCGCGACCAGATCGCCCGCCCCAGCCTCGGCAAGGACGCCGACCGGTGGATGGGCCTGCTCCTGACGATCTTCCTGACCGTGCTCGCCTGGAACCTCATGGGCGTGATCCCGCTCATCCAGTTCCCCGTGGCCGCGCACATCGCCTTCCCCCTGGTGCTGGCGGTCTCGGTGTACGCCATCAAGGTCTGGCTCGGCGTCCGCCACCACGGGGTGCGCGGCTACCTCCGGGGCATCGTGCACCTGCCCGGCCTGCCCGGCTGGGCGTACGGCATCTACGCCCCGATGATCCTCGCCGAGGTCTTCGTCACCTCGCTGTTCACCCACTTCGTCCGGCTGTTCGCCAACATGTTCGCCGGCCACATCCTGGTCGCCTTCTTCAGCTCCGTCGGCTTCTGGTTCCTCTTCGAACGCCTCACCCCGCTCGGCGCGGGGCTCGGCCTGCTCGGCGTGGCGATGACGGTCGTGATCACGGCGCTGGAGCTGTTCATCCAGTTCCTCCAGGCGTTCCTGTTCGCCGTGCTGGCCGCGATGTACCTGGCCAGCGGCCTGCACGGCGAGCACTAA
- a CDS encoding HPr family phosphocarrier protein, which produces MGERKVTVAAEVGLHARPAATFVQRAMKAPMDITVTKMNSAKAPVSGKSILAIMALDVRQGETVVISADGEGSEQVLDELAEIAGTP; this is translated from the coding sequence ATGGGTGAGCGCAAGGTCACCGTGGCGGCGGAGGTGGGGCTGCACGCCCGTCCCGCGGCGACGTTCGTCCAGCGGGCGATGAAGGCCCCGATGGACATCACGGTGACGAAGATGAACAGCGCCAAGGCCCCGGTCAGCGGCAAGAGCATCCTCGCCATCATGGCGCTGGACGTCCGCCAGGGCGAGACCGTGGTCATCAGCGCCGATGGCGAGGGCTCGGAGCAGGTCCTCGACGAACTGGCCGAGATCGCCGGCACGCCGTGA
- a CDS encoding SIS domain-containing protein yields MTTKMRSEIAEQPAALRATLDSLLPRVGEVRAVGERTRQLLFIARGTSDNAAVYGRYLVESRAGRLSALAAPSIATTYRRKLDLDGVLAVAISQSGRTEEIVETLAWAKDCGAATVGITNGGADSPLAQAADVALCTVAGEEKAVPATKTYTTQLAALAVLALGLGADVDAGDLRRVPEAVEKLIAEPGDLEAVVEGLLDKPGVVVSGRGLAFSTALETALKLKEACYLHAMGLSYADLLHGPIAVVDADTPALLVAAENSPTLPGTVALAERVVAAGAAAYTIGGGEGLARAGTAALNGPDLPEWVAPMGLIVPGQLLTEALARRLGIDPDAPRGLNKVTQTD; encoded by the coding sequence ATGACCACGAAGATGCGCAGCGAGATCGCCGAGCAGCCGGCCGCGCTGCGGGCCACACTGGACTCCCTGCTGCCCAGGGTCGGCGAGGTGAGGGCGGTGGGCGAGCGCACCCGCCAGTTGCTGTTCATCGCGCGTGGCACCTCCGACAACGCAGCAGTGTACGGCCGCTACCTGGTGGAATCACGCGCGGGACGGCTGTCCGCGCTGGCCGCGCCGTCGATCGCGACCACGTACCGGCGCAAGCTGGACCTGGACGGCGTGCTGGCGGTCGCGATCTCGCAGTCCGGACGCACCGAGGAGATCGTGGAGACGCTGGCCTGGGCCAAGGACTGCGGGGCGGCGACGGTCGGCATCACCAACGGCGGCGCCGACAGCCCCCTCGCGCAGGCCGCCGACGTGGCCCTGTGCACGGTGGCCGGCGAGGAGAAGGCGGTCCCGGCGACCAAGACGTACACGACGCAGCTCGCCGCGCTCGCGGTGCTGGCGCTCGGCCTCGGCGCGGACGTGGACGCCGGCGACCTGCGGCGCGTCCCCGAGGCGGTGGAGAAGCTGATCGCCGAGCCCGGCGACCTGGAGGCCGTGGTCGAGGGGCTGCTGGACAAGCCGGGCGTGGTCGTCTCCGGCCGCGGCCTGGCCTTCTCCACGGCGCTGGAGACCGCGCTGAAGCTCAAGGAGGCCTGCTACCTGCACGCCATGGGCCTGTCCTACGCCGACCTGCTGCACGGCCCGATCGCCGTCGTGGACGCCGACACCCCGGCGCTGCTGGTCGCCGCCGAGAACAGCCCCACGCTGCCCGGCACGGTGGCGCTGGCCGAGCGGGTGGTGGCCGCGGGGGCGGCGGCGTACACGATCGGCGGCGGCGAGGGCCTGGCGCGGGCGGGCACGGCCGCGCTCAACGGCCCCGACCTGCCCGAATGGGTGGCCCCCATGGGCCTCATCGTGCCGGGGCAGCTCCTCACCGAGGCGCTGGCCCGCCGGCTCGGCATCGATCCCGACGCGCCGCGCGGTTTGAACAAGGTCACCCAGACGGACTGA
- the ptsP gene encoding phosphoenolpyruvate--protein phosphotransferase, producing the protein MGVSPGIGHGPAHVLSVSVPEPPEGATYDGEAEPEKERAMTALTQVAGELESRGHRAGGEAEEILKAQALMAEDPGLVVRVRSLIDRGLAAPRAVYEAFARYRDVLAGSGGYLGERAADLDDVRDRVIAVLYGIPMPGLQGAPEEPYVLVARDLAPADTALLAREHVAAFVTEEGGPTSHTAILARSLGVPAVVACPGATGIRQGARVLADGTSGEVRVEPAESDVADAVSANAARRAAYAEAGGPGRTADGHPVPLLANVGGPAELAAAVAAGAEGVGLFRTEFLFLGRSEPPGVEEQVRAYRAAAEAFPGGKVVVRTLDAGADKALAFLPAPPEPNPALGERGLRVFLRHPEVMAAQLDALAQVEGAEVMAPMVATAEEAAWFARECRARDLRRVGVMVEVPAAALRAGDLLSAVDFVSIGTNDLSQYAFAADRQLGAVRALQDPWQPALLDLVALTAAAAAEAGKACGVCGESAADPAMACVLAGLGAGTLSMAAGSLPAARAALAAHTLEECRLAAGAARDAVTAAEARAAARAYLPGLGRLGL; encoded by the coding sequence GTGGGGGTCAGCCCGGGGATCGGGCACGGCCCCGCACATGTGCTCTCCGTCTCGGTGCCCGAACCCCCCGAGGGCGCGACGTACGACGGCGAGGCGGAGCCGGAGAAGGAGCGCGCGATGACCGCGCTCACGCAGGTCGCGGGCGAGCTGGAGTCCCGCGGCCACCGCGCGGGCGGCGAGGCCGAGGAGATACTGAAGGCCCAGGCGCTGATGGCCGAGGACCCCGGCCTGGTCGTCCGGGTGCGCTCGCTGATCGACCGGGGCCTGGCTGCCCCGAGGGCCGTCTACGAGGCCTTCGCCCGCTACCGCGACGTGCTGGCGGGCTCCGGCGGCTACCTCGGCGAGCGGGCCGCCGACCTCGACGACGTGCGGGACCGGGTGATCGCGGTGCTCTACGGCATCCCGATGCCGGGGCTGCAGGGCGCGCCCGAGGAGCCGTACGTGCTGGTCGCCCGCGACCTCGCGCCGGCCGACACGGCGCTGCTGGCGCGCGAGCACGTGGCCGCCTTCGTCACCGAGGAGGGCGGCCCCACCAGCCACACCGCGATCCTGGCCAGGTCGCTCGGCGTGCCCGCCGTCGTGGCCTGCCCGGGCGCGACCGGCATCAGGCAGGGCGCCCGCGTGCTGGCCGACGGCACCTCCGGCGAGGTGCGGGTGGAGCCCGCCGAGTCGGACGTCGCCGACGCGGTCAGCGCGAACGCCGCCAGGCGGGCCGCGTACGCCGAGGCCGGCGGGCCGGGACGGACCGCCGACGGGCACCCGGTGCCGCTGCTGGCCAACGTCGGCGGCCCGGCCGAGCTGGCGGCCGCCGTGGCGGCGGGCGCGGAGGGCGTCGGGCTCTTCCGCACCGAGTTCCTGTTCCTGGGCCGCTCCGAGCCGCCCGGCGTCGAGGAGCAGGTGCGGGCGTACCGGGCGGCGGCGGAGGCGTTCCCCGGCGGCAAGGTCGTCGTGCGCACCCTCGACGCGGGCGCGGACAAGGCGCTGGCGTTCCTGCCGGCGCCGCCGGAGCCGAACCCGGCGCTGGGCGAGCGCGGGCTGCGCGTGTTCCTGCGGCACCCGGAGGTGATGGCGGCGCAGCTCGACGCGCTGGCGCAGGTCGAGGGCGCGGAGGTGATGGCGCCGATGGTGGCGACCGCCGAGGAGGCCGCGTGGTTCGCGCGCGAGTGCCGCGCGCGGGACCTCCGGCGGGTCGGCGTCATGGTCGAGGTGCCGGCGGCCGCGCTGCGCGCCGGTGACCTGCTCTCCGCGGTCGACTTCGTCTCGATCGGCACCAACGACCTGTCCCAGTACGCCTTCGCCGCCGACCGCCAGCTCGGCGCGGTGCGCGCGTTGCAGGACCCGTGGCAGCCCGCGCTGCTCGACCTGGTCGCGCTGACCGCGGCCGCCGCCGCGGAGGCGGGCAAGGCGTGCGGCGTCTGCGGCGAGTCGGCCGCCGACCCGGCCATGGCGTGCGTGCTCGCCGGGCTCGGCGCCGGCACGCTGTCGATGGCGGCGGGGTCGCTGCCGGCCGCGCGGGCCGCGCTGGCGGCGCACACGCTGGAGGAGTGCCGCCTCGCGGCCGGGGCCGCCCGCGACGCCGTCACGGCGGCCGAGGCCAGGGCGGCGGCGCGGGCGTACCTGCCCGGTCTCGGGCGTCTGGGCCTGTAG
- a CDS encoding PTS sugar transporter subunit IIA, with translation MTTVLAPVEGAAVGLAAVPDPVFSAGLVGPGTAIDPLRGPGKAVAPIAGKIMKLHPHAYVIVGDDGKGVLVHLGIDTVQLKGRGFQLLAAEGDRVSAGQPVVAWDPAAVEAGGRSPVCPVVALDALTGAVTGVAEGAVHVGDELFRWD, from the coding sequence ATGACGACTGTTCTCGCCCCGGTCGAGGGGGCGGCCGTGGGGCTGGCAGCCGTGCCCGACCCGGTGTTCTCCGCGGGCCTGGTCGGCCCGGGGACGGCCATCGACCCGCTGCGGGGGCCCGGCAAGGCCGTGGCCCCCATCGCCGGGAAGATCATGAAGCTGCATCCGCACGCGTACGTCATCGTGGGGGACGACGGCAAGGGCGTGCTGGTGCACCTGGGCATCGACACGGTCCAGCTCAAGGGCCGCGGCTTCCAGCTCCTGGCCGCCGAGGGGGACCGGGTGAGCGCGGGCCAGCCCGTCGTGGCGTGGGACCCGGCGGCCGTCGAGGCGGGCGGCCGCTCGCCGGTCTGCCCGGTGGTGGCGCTGGACGCCCTGACCGGGGCGGTGACAGGCGTCGCCGAAGGGGCAGTGCACGTGGGGGACGAGCTCTTCCGATGGGACTGA
- a CDS encoding ABC transporter permease subunit, which translates to MSPYRSPLGAAGRDGFAQLVHAEWTKLRTVRGWTACLALAGLLVVGLGLLFASGSHASCMEGGKEVVCPPPPLGPGGEAVRDRFYFAHRPLRGDGQITVRVTSMTGQIRLPDSTPGIRNVAAGTVPWAKAGLMVKAGVRQGASYAAVMVTAEHGVRMQHDFTEDVAGRPGKVSPSAPRWLRLTRAGETITGEESADGRTWTKVGTARLAGLPDEVRIGLFAASPGDVRVSANTIGGFNVASRFAEVTATMDGLSMRGTGTAGAFARDDIGVHYEADGVTPHHPGGLQQAGGTYKITGVGDVSPLTEGPAVENTLVGVMFALIAAIVVGVLFVTAEYRRGLIRTSLLASPRRGRVLAAKAVVLLAATFAVSLAAAGVTVAVGLRVLAGNGVQVSPVPVLTGLRVVAGVAGVLAVTAVLALAFGALLRRSAMAVIAAVVAVVVPYVLATASVLPEQAADWLLRLTPAAGFAVQQSKPEYPQVLDFYAPSNGYYPLPWWAGFAVSCAWAGLALVLAVRRLNRADA; encoded by the coding sequence ATGAGCCCCTACCGTTCGCCGCTGGGCGCGGCCGGTCGGGACGGGTTCGCGCAGCTCGTCCACGCGGAGTGGACCAAGCTCCGCACCGTGCGCGGCTGGACCGCCTGCCTCGCGCTCGCCGGGCTGCTCGTCGTCGGGCTCGGCCTGCTGTTCGCGAGCGGCAGCCACGCCTCCTGCATGGAGGGGGGCAAGGAGGTGGTCTGCCCGCCGCCGCCGCTCGGACCGGGCGGCGAGGCGGTGCGCGACCGGTTCTACTTCGCCCACCGGCCGCTGCGCGGCGACGGGCAGATCACCGTGCGGGTGACCTCGATGACCGGCCAGATCCGCCTGCCCGACTCGACCCCCGGCATCCGCAACGTCGCCGCGGGCACCGTCCCGTGGGCCAAGGCCGGCCTCATGGTCAAGGCCGGCGTGCGGCAGGGCGCCTCGTACGCCGCCGTGATGGTCACCGCCGAGCACGGCGTGCGCATGCAGCACGACTTCACCGAGGACGTCGCCGGCCGGCCCGGCAAGGTCAGCCCGTCCGCGCCCCGCTGGCTGCGGCTGACCAGGGCCGGTGAGACGATCACCGGCGAGGAGTCCGCCGACGGCCGGACGTGGACGAAGGTCGGCACCGCCCGCCTGGCCGGGCTGCCGGACGAGGTCCGCATCGGCCTGTTCGCCGCCTCCCCCGGCGACGTGCGGGTCAGCGCCAACACCATCGGCGGCTTCAACGTGGCCTCCCGCTTCGCCGAGGTCACCGCGACCATGGACGGCCTGAGCATGCGCGGGACGGGCACCGCCGGGGCGTTCGCCCGCGACGACATCGGCGTCCACTACGAGGCGGACGGCGTCACCCCCCACCACCCGGGCGGGCTCCAGCAGGCGGGCGGCACGTACAAGATCACCGGCGTCGGCGACGTCTCCCCGCTGACCGAGGGGCCGGCCGTCGAGAACACCCTGGTGGGCGTGATGTTCGCGCTGATCGCGGCGATCGTCGTGGGCGTGCTGTTCGTGACGGCCGAGTACCGGCGGGGGCTCATCCGCACGTCGCTGCTGGCCAGCCCGCGGCGCGGCCGGGTGCTGGCCGCCAAGGCCGTGGTGCTCCTGGCGGCGACCTTCGCGGTGTCGCTGGCCGCCGCCGGGGTCACGGTGGCCGTGGGGCTGCGCGTGCTGGCGGGCAACGGCGTCCAGGTCTCGCCGGTGCCGGTGCTGACCGGGTTGCGGGTCGTCGCGGGGGTCGCGGGAGTGCTGGCGGTGACCGCCGTGCTCGCGCTCGCGTTCGGCGCGCTGCTGCGGCGCAGCGCGATGGCGGTGATCGCGGCCGTCGTGGCGGTCGTCGTGCCGTACGTGCTCGCGACCGCGTCGGTGCTGCCCGAGCAGGCGGCGGACTGGCTGCTGCGGCTGACGCCGGCGGCCGGCTTCGCCGTGCAGCAGAGCAAGCCGGAGTACCCGCAGGTGCTCGACTTCTACGCCCCCTCCAACGGCTACTACCCGTTGCCGTGGTGGGCCGGGTTCGCGGTGTCGTGCGCCTGGGCGGGGCTGGCCCTCGTCCTGGCCGTGCGCAGGCTGAACAGGGCCGACGCGTGA
- a CDS encoding PTS transporter subunit EIIC yields MNETAAARPSPFARVMTVLQRLGRSLMLPIAALPAAALLLRFGQPDMLGSNGPAPGGLADVAGLAWMNEVAAVLAAAGGALFENLPLLFAVGVAIGFARKADGSTALAAVVGYLVFDRVTKVMFFGSDIRDTVSLKEVQEQGGIREIINYGMQNPTKVLGGIVMGLIAALLWQRFHRIKLPSWLAFFGGRRFVPIITSIVALLIGVVFGWLWPVIGEWIRHAGEALTALGPVGTGVYGVINRLLIPFGLHHFVNSVVWYVVPQCDVGGRVLGGDWNCYFGGAAHSGQFMAGFFPVMMFALPAAALAMWRAAPKHRRAAVGGIMLSAGLASFVTGITEPIEFAFIFVAPLLLVVHALLTGLAMALTTLIGGQLGFGFSAGLLDLLLNASKSNTQNLPGILLLGAVYGVVYYAVFTFLIRRLDIMTPGREPEPDLDAGET; encoded by the coding sequence GTGAACGAGACCGCCGCCGCCCGGCCCTCGCCGTTCGCGCGCGTCATGACCGTGCTGCAGCGGCTGGGGCGCTCGCTGATGCTGCCCATCGCCGCCCTGCCGGCCGCCGCCCTGCTGCTGCGGTTCGGCCAGCCCGACATGCTCGGCTCGAACGGCCCCGCCCCCGGCGGCCTGGCCGACGTCGCGGGCCTGGCCTGGATGAACGAGGTCGCCGCGGTGCTGGCCGCCGCCGGCGGCGCGCTGTTCGAGAACCTGCCCCTGCTGTTCGCCGTGGGCGTGGCGATCGGCTTCGCCCGCAAGGCCGACGGCTCCACCGCGCTCGCCGCCGTGGTCGGCTACCTGGTCTTCGACCGGGTCACCAAGGTCATGTTCTTCGGCTCCGACATCCGCGACACCGTCTCGCTCAAGGAGGTCCAGGAGCAGGGCGGCATCCGGGAGATCATCAACTACGGCATGCAGAACCCCACCAAGGTGCTCGGCGGCATCGTGATGGGCCTGATCGCCGCCCTGCTCTGGCAGCGTTTCCACCGCATCAAGCTGCCGTCCTGGCTGGCGTTCTTCGGCGGGCGGCGGTTCGTCCCGATCATCACCTCGATCGTGGCGCTGCTCATCGGCGTGGTCTTCGGCTGGCTGTGGCCGGTCATCGGCGAGTGGATCCGGCACGCCGGCGAGGCCCTGACCGCCCTCGGCCCCGTCGGCACCGGCGTCTACGGCGTGATCAACCGCCTGCTCATCCCCTTCGGCCTGCACCACTTCGTCAACTCGGTCGTCTGGTACGTCGTCCCGCAGTGCGACGTCGGCGGCCGGGTGCTCGGCGGCGACTGGAACTGCTACTTCGGCGGCGCCGCGCACTCCGGGCAGTTCATGGCGGGCTTCTTCCCGGTCATGATGTTCGCGCTGCCGGCCGCCGCCCTGGCCATGTGGCGGGCGGCCCCCAAGCACCGGCGGGCCGCGGTGGGCGGCATCATGCTGTCGGCGGGGCTGGCGTCGTTCGTCACCGGCATCACCGAGCCGATCGAGTTCGCCTTCATCTTCGTGGCCCCGTTGCTGCTGGTGGTGCACGCGCTGCTGACGGGCCTCGCCATGGCGCTGACCACGCTCATCGGCGGGCAGCTCGGCTTCGGCTTCTCCGCCGGCCTGCTCGACCTGCTGCTGAACGCCAGCAAGTCCAACACCCAGAACCTGCCCGGCATCCTGCTGCTGGGCGCGGTCTACGGCGTCGTCTACTACGCGGTGTTCACGTTCCTGATCCGGCGGCTCGACATCATGACCCCCGGCCGGGAACCCGAGCCGGACCTCGACGCCGGCGAGACCTGA